The proteins below are encoded in one region of Lactuca sativa cultivar Salinas chromosome 3, Lsat_Salinas_v11, whole genome shotgun sequence:
- the LOC128133013 gene encoding dynamin-related protein 3A-like, whose amino-acid sequence MDYINTSHPNFVCGSKVVEVTLQQVKSSKLATTVSRQKDGVESEKAPQSERGIKSRAILSRPVNGIVIEQVLFFCI is encoded by the exons ATGGATTACATAAACACATCACACCCGAATTTTGTGTGTGGGAGTAAAGTTGTGGAGGTTACCTTGCAGCAAGTGAAATCTTCTAAGCTTGCAACAACAGTGTCGAGGCAAAAG GATGGAGTTGAGTCTGAAAAAGCTCCACAATCTGAAAGGGGTATAAAGTCACGTGCAATTCTTTCTAGGCCTGTTAATGGAATTGTCATAGAACAGGTTCTCTTTTTTTGCATTTAA